From a single Brassica oleracea var. oleracea cultivar TO1000 chromosome C5, BOL, whole genome shotgun sequence genomic region:
- the LOC106295665 gene encoding autophagy-related protein 8h → MFSCQTIKRTTKRKVEDNLLLCKDKKNKQLRSVGIIRRKYTMGTVVKSFKDQFSADERLKESRSITAKYPDRVPVIIEKYSNADLPDMDKNKYLVPRDMTVGHFIHMLSNRLHLDPSKSLFVFVHNTLPQTASCMDSLYNTFKEGDGFLYMTYSTEKTFG, encoded by the exons ATGTTTTCTTGTCAAACAATCAAACGAACCACCAAAAGAAAAGTTGAAGACAATCTTCTGCTCTGCAAAGACAAAAAAAACAAACAGCTTAGATCGGTCGGAATCATTCGCCGGAAATATACAATGGGGACTGTTGTCAAGTCTTTCAAGGATCAATTCTCAGCTG ATGAGAGATTGAAAGAGTCGAGGAGCATCACTGCGAAATATCCAGATAGAGTTCCG GTGATCATTGAGAAATATTCAAACGCAGACCTCCCTGACATGGACAAGAACAA ATACTTGGTCCCACGAGACATGACTGTTGGACATTTCATTCACATGCTAAGCAATAGGCTACATTTAGATCCTTCTAAATCTCTGTTTGTTTTTGTACATAACACACTTCCTCAAACGG CTAGTTGCATGGACTCTTTGTACAATACTTTCAAGGAAGGAGATGGTTTCTTGTATATGACTTACAGCACCGAGAAAACATTCGGCTAA
- the LOC106343601 gene encoding zinc finger CCCH domain-containing protein 34-like — protein MERYGRAGEEGSRSDPSLEWTTALQTGVQASVWRAGGESYPERPDEPDCIYYLRTGACGYGSRCRFNHPRDRGAVVGGVRGGGGGGDGALPERMGQPVCQHFMRTGTCKFGATCKYHHPRQGGGSVAPVSLSYLGYPLRPGEKECSYYLRTGQCKFGLTCRFNHPVPQQQQQPQPQPQLHTIYPTLQSQPSQQYGLVLARPSLLPGSYLPSHYGPPMVLPPGMVTYPGWNPFQPSLTAMPSPGTQPSIGPSSVYGMAPLSPSGAAYTGTYQSGGPSSLTISKEEPFPQRPDQPECQYFMRTGDCKFGSSCRYHHPLDAVQPKTGVVLFSSIGLPLRPGVAQCTHFAQHGICKFGPACKFDHSMSSSLSYSPSASSLTDMPVAPYPIGSSSLSGASAPVSLSNEPTTEAVTAVSSPMVSGQEPAETSGDSASVSGSIEAKTSSSS, from the exons ATGGAGCGGTACGGTCGCGCCGGTGAAGAAGGGTCGCGATCGGATCCATCTCTTGAATGGACCACCGCTCTCCAAACCGGAGTCCAAG CTTCTGTGTGGCGAGCTGGAGGAGAATCGTACCCGGAGAGACCCGATGAGCCTGATTGTATTTATTACTTGCGAACCGGTGCTTGCGGGTACGGGTCGAGATGTCGGTTTAATCACCCGCGCGATCGTGGAGCG GTTGTTGGAGGTGTGAGAGGAGGAGGAGGAGGAGGAGATGGAGCTCTACCGGAGAGGATGGGGCAACCGGTTTGTCAG CATTTTATGAGAACGGGGACGTGTAAGTTCGGTGCTACTTGCAAGTATCATCACCCAAGGCAAGGAGGTGGTTCGGTTGCGCCTGTCTCGCTAAGTTATTTGGGATATCCATTACGCCCG GGAGAGAAAGAGTGTTCTTACTACCTGAGAACCGGTCAGTGTAAATTTGGTTTGACCTGTAGATTCAACCATCCAGTACCTCAGCAGCAGCAGCAGCCACAGCCTCAACCTCAGCTACACACTATTTATCCAACGCTTCAGTCTCAACCCTCTCAACAATACGGTTTAGTTTTGGCAAGGCCTTCTCTTTTACCTGGTTCTTATCTCCCAAGTCATTACGGTCCTCCTATGGTTCTGCCTCCGGGTATGGTTACATACCCTGGTTGGAATCCTTTCCAG CCTTCTTTAACTGCAATGCCTTCGCCTGGAACTCAACCGTCTATTGGACCGAGCTCTGTTTACGGAATGGCACCGTTATCTCCCTCAGGGGCTGCTTATACAGGAACGTACCAATCCGGTGGGCCTTCTTCCTTGACCATCTCAAAAGAAGAGCCGTTTCCTCAGCGACCTGATCAGCCTGAGTGTCAATACTTTATGAGAACCGGAGACTGTAAATTCGGATCTTCATGCAGATACCATCATCCTCTAGATGCAGTTCAACCCAAAACCGGTGTTGTTCTCTTCAGCTCCATTGGCCTTCCACTTCGTCCA GGCGTGGCGCAGTGCACTCACTTCGCGCAACACGGAATCTGCAAGTTTGGACCAGCGTGTAAGTTCGATCACTCGATGAGCTCTTCGCTTAGCTACAGCCCGTCTGCTTCTTCGCTAACGGATATGCCCGTGGCTCCATACCCGATAGGATCGTCTTCACTCAGCGGCGCATCTGCTCCAGTAAGCTTGAGCAATGAGCCAACCACAGAGGCTGTAACTGCAGTTTCTTCTCCTATGGTCAGTGGTCAAGAGCCAGCGGAGACTAGTGGAGACTCGGCTAGCGTCAGTGGCAGTATAGAAGCTAAGACTTCTTCTTCAAGTTAA
- the LOC106295214 gene encoding putative chromatin-remodeling complex ATPase chain: protein MAKFSNRDDAYSSEEDEEHVENNAGGEEEDEEELEAVARSSDSDEESPVSDEEIAPIEDDYEDEEDDEKVEISKREKARLREMQKVKKQKLQEMLESQNASIDADMNNKGKGRLKFLLQQTELFAHFAKGDASSSSQKKVKGRGRHASKVTEEEEDEEYLKEEEGGLAASGNTRLLTQPSCIQGKMRDYQLAGLNWLIRLYENGINGILADEMGLGKTLQTISLLAYLHEYRGISGPHMVVAPKSTLGNWMNEIRRFCPVLRAVKFLGNPEERRHIREDLLVAGKFDVCVTSFEMAIKEKTALRRFSWRYIIIDEAHRIKNENSLLSKTMRLFSTNYRLLITGTPLQNNLHELWALLNFLLPEVFSSAETFDEWFQISGENDQQEVVQQLHKVLRPFLLRRLKSDVEKGLPPKKETILKVGMSQMQKQYYKALLQKDLEALNAGGERKRLLNIAMQLRKCCNHPYLFQGAEPGPPYTTGDHLITNAGKMVLLDKLLPKLKERDSRVLIFSQMTRLLDILEDYLMYRGYLYCRIDGNTGGDDRDASIEAYNKPGSEKFVFLLSTRAGGLGINLATADVVILYDSDWNPQVDLQAQDRAHRIGQKKEVQVFRFCTESAIEEKVIERAYKKLALDALVIQQGRLAEQKTVNKDELLQMVRYGAEMVFSSKDSTITDEDIDRIIAKGEEATAELDAKMKKFTEDAIQFKMDDSADFYDFDDENKDENKLDFKKIVSDNWNDPPKRERKRNYSEAEYYKQTLRQGAPSKPKEPRIPRMPQLHDFQFFNIQRLTELYEKEVRYLMQTHQKNQLKDTVEEEEPEGGDPLTAEEVEEKEALLEEGFSTWNKRDFNSFLRACEKYGRNDITSIASEMEGKTEEEVERYAQVFKERYKELNDYDRIIKNIERGEARISRKDEIMKALGKKLDRYRNPWLEMKIQYGQNKGKLYNEECDRFMICMIHKLGYGNWDELKAAYRTSPLFRFDWFVKSRTSQELARRCDTLIRLIEKENQELDERERQARKEKKLAKSATPSKRPLGGPSESPSSLKKRKHLR, encoded by the exons TGAGATCAGCAAGCGTGAGAAAGCTAGGCTTAGGGAGATGCAGAAGGTGAAGAAGCAGAAGCTTCAGGAGATGCTGGAATCTCAGAACGCTTCCATTGATGCGGATATG AACAATAAGGGGAAAGGGAGGCTGAAGTTTCTTCTGCAGCAAACTGAGTTGTTTGCGCATTTTGCTAAAGGCGATGCATCTTCTTCTTCTCAGAAGAAGGTGAAAGGAAG GGGTCGTCATGCTTCCAAAGTAACTGAAGAGGAGGAAGATGAGGAGTATTTGAAGGAGGAAGAGGGTGGCTTAGCTGCATCTGGGAACACAAGGCTGCTCACACAGCCGTCTT GTATTCAAGGGAAGATGAGAGATTACCAATTAGCTGGTTTAAACTGGCTCATCCGTCTGTATGAGAATGGCATCAATGGGATTCTTGCTGATGAAATG GGTCTGGGGAAGACACTTCAAACGATTTCTTTGCTGGCCTACCTTCATGAATACAGAGGAATCAGTGGACCTCATATGGTAGTTGCTCCAAAATCAACCCTTGGTAACTGGATGAACGAAATTCGCCGGTTTTGTCCTGTCTTGCGTGCTGTGAAATTCCTTGGTAATCCCGAGGAAAGG AGACATATTCGCGAGGATCTGCTAGTTGCTGGGAAATTTGATGTATGCGTCACAAGCTTTGAGATGGCCATCAAAGAGAAGACAGCACTGCGTCGCTTTAGCTGGCGTTACATTATCATCGATGAAGCGCATCGAATCAAGAATGAAAACTCACTCCTTTCGAAAACCATGAGACTTTTTAGCACCAACTATCGGCTTCTTATCACGGGAACCCCTCTTCAG AATAATCTCCATGAATTGTGGGCTCTTCTGAATTTTCTTCTGCCTGAGGTCTTCAGTTCAGCAGAGACTTTTGATGAATGGTTTCAAATTTCTGGCGAGAATGACCAGCAGGAAGTTGTCCAACAACTTCATAAG GTCCTTCGACCATTTCTTCTACGGAGACTTAAGTCAGATGTTGAGAAAGGTTTGCCACCAAAGAAGGAGACGATACTTAAAGTTGGCATGTCTCAGATGCAAAAACAGTACTACAAGGCTTTACTGCAGAAGGATCTTGAAGCGCTTAATGCGGGTGGAGAACGCAAACGTCTGCTAAACATTGCAATGCAACTGCGTAAATGCTGTAATCACCCTTATCTCTTCCAGGGTGCGGAGCCTGGTCCGCCATATACCACAGGAGATCACCTGATAACAAATGCTG GTAAGATGGTCCTTTTGGATAAATTGCTTCCTAAGTTGAAGGAACGTGATTCAAGGGTGCTGATATTTTCTCAG ATGACAAGACTTTTGGATATTCTTGAGGATTATTTAATGTATCGTGGCTATCTATATTGCCGTATTGATGGAAATACTGGTGGTGATGACCGAGACGCCTCCATAGAAGCCTACAACAAGCCAGGAAGCGAGAAATTTGTTTTCTTGTTATCTACTAGAGCAGGAGGGCTTGGTATCAATCTTGCTACTGCAGATGTTGTAATTCTTTATGATAGTGACTG GAATCCTCAAGTCGACCTGCAAGCTCAGGATCGTGCCCATAGGATTGGTCAAAAGAAAGAAGTTCAAGTGTTCCGATTCTGCACTGAG TCTGCTATTGAGGAGAAAGTGATTGAGAGAGCTTACAAGAAGTTGGCGCTTGATGCTCTGGTTATTCAACAAGGAAGATTGGCAGAGCAGAAGA CTGTCAATAAGGATGAGTTGCTTCAAATGGTAAGATATGGTGCGGAGATGGTGTTCAGTTCTAAAGATAGCACAATCACAGACGAGGATATTGATAGAATCATTGCGAAAGGAGAAGAGGCAACAGCTGAACTTGATGCCAAAATGAAGAAATTCACAGAAGATGCTATACAGTTTAAAATGGATGACA GTGCTGACTTCTATGATTTTGATGATGAGAATAAG GATGAGAACAAGCTTGATTTTAAAAAGATTGTGAGCGACAACTGGAATGATCCACCGAAGCGGGAGAGAAAGCGCAA CTACTCTGAAGCTGAATACTATAAGCAAACATTGCGTCAAGGTGCTCCATCTAAACCTAAAGAGCCTAGAATTCCGCGAATGCCCCAGTT GCACGATTTCCAGTTCTTCAACATTCAGAGATTGACTGAGCTGTATGAAAAGGAAGTACGCTATCTCATG CAAACACATCAGAAAAATCAGTTGAAAGACACAGTTGAGGAAGAAGAACCAGAAG GTGGAGATCCCTTAACTGCTGAAGAAGTAGAAGAAAAGGAAGCTTTACTGGAGGAG GGTTTCTCAACATGGAACAAAAGAGACTTCAATAGTTTCCTGAGGGCTTGTGAGAAGTACGGCCGGAACGACATCACGAGCATTGCCTCTGAGATGGAAGGTAAAACAGAGGAAGAAGTTGAAAGATATGCCCAAGTATTCAAAGAGCGATACAAGGAGCTGAACG ATTACGATAGAATCATTAAGAACATTGAGAGGGGAGAGGCAAGAATCTCCAGGAAAGATGAAATCATGAAAGCCTTAGGGAAGAAACTGGATCGCTACAGAAACCCTTGGCTGGAAATGAAGATTCAGTATGGTCAGAACAAAGGGAAGCTGTACAACGAAGAATGCGACCGTTTCATG ATCTGCATGATTCACAAACTTGGGTATGGGAACTGGGATGAGCTAAAGGCAGCGTACAGGACATCGCCTTTGTTTAGGTTTGACTGGTTTGTGAAATCCCGCACCAGTCAGGAACTTGCGAGAAGATGCGACACTCTGATTCGACTGATTGAAAAGGAGAACCAAGAGTTAGATGAGCGAGAGAGGCAAGCCCGTAAAGAGAAGAAGCTCGCAAAG AGTGCAACACCATCAAAGCGACCTTTAGGAGGACCAAGCGAGAGCCCTTCATCGTTGAAGAAGCGAAAGCATCTTAGATGA